Proteins encoded together in one Vanessa cardui chromosome 19, ilVanCard2.1, whole genome shotgun sequence window:
- the LOC124537831 gene encoding protein hemingway-like, giving the protein MSLGENLENISGYIDREYSAGDSNKMKCKQFYQEENNNEVDELSKELSEMGCIVDAVKRPPNICVETCVYEESGSDNENDEKANDNEDIHYSDEFEEGSETEIEQKSNNILNNSPDERDSNKRSVKLSKSQSSMSTNKPPSVSGRSTDYGSISVPQTRRINMSFTNERLREIERHNHILLNKILSARNKKKSSIPNREQPPRRPLPPAAVHRKMQQRKIDHDNMILLKKIQRAKSSACSFRR; this is encoded by the exons ATGTCACTTGGCGAGAACTTAGAGAATATCAGTGGGTACATAGACAGGGAGTACTCTGCAGGCGAttctaataaaatgaaatgtaaacagTTTTACCAGGAGGAGAACAATAACGAGGTTGATGAATTATCAAAAGAATTATCTGAAATGGGTTGCATAGTTGACGCCGTTAAACGACCACCAAATATATGCGTTGAAACTTGTGTGTACGAAGAATCAGGAAGTGATAATGAGAATGATGAAAAGGCTAATGATAATGAGGATATACATTATTCCGATGAATTTGAAGAAGGTAGTGAAACAGAGATAGAGcagaaaagtaataatattttaaacaatagtcCTGatgaaagagatagcaataaAAGATCagttaaattatcaaaaagtcAGTCATCAATGTCTACAAATAAACCTCCTTCTGTTTCTGGCAGATCCACTGATTATGG TTCAATATCAGTACCGCAGACGCGCCGTATTAATATGTCATTCACAAACGAGAGACTACGTGAAATAGAACGACATAACCACATACTTTTAAATAAGATCTTGAGTGCGAGGAATAAGAAAAAATCATCAATACCAAACCGGGAACAGCCTCCTCGACGCCCGTTGCCGCCGGCCGCTGTGCACAGGAAGATGCAGCAAAGGAAAATAGATCACGACAACATG ATATTGCTGAAGAAAATTCAGCGTGCCAAGTCTTCAGCGTGCAGCTTCCGCCGTTGA